A genomic window from Pseudomonas argentinensis includes:
- a CDS encoding HlyC/CorC family transporter, whose protein sequence is MNIPSPLFQLAVLLILLGCASFFICARTVLFGLNRYRLRYRARQGHRAAARLIALLDQPQRLSATLRIGTICSTMAASVAATLLALRHDASGALAPSPFILTLAVLMLAHPFGRLLATLPPPLFAYPASAPLTLVSLALSPLTRLLMTIGQGLSRRIGKADPGTEPDDAPSLTELRDALQADDLPLPAERRTMLLGVLELDKVSVEDVMIPRHEINGIDLSGSTPLLEQVRAASHTRLPVYRNSLNQTEGILHMRRLAGLSELDEAAMLQACDAAYFVPEGTTLANQLVSFQQHRYRTAVVVDEYGEAMGIVTLEDILEEIVGDLSSVETAHPREFHALGDGTWSIQGSAYLREVNRALGWQLPVDGPKTVNGLVTEVLENIPDCAVCLQVGRYRLEIVQASGSRVLEVRAWEAQQH, encoded by the coding sequence GTGAACATACCCTCCCCGCTGTTCCAGCTGGCCGTGCTGCTGATCCTGCTGGGCTGTGCGAGCTTTTTCATCTGCGCGCGCACCGTGCTGTTCGGCCTCAACCGCTATCGGCTGCGCTACCGGGCGCGCCAGGGTCATCGTGCGGCCGCCCGGCTGATCGCCCTGCTCGACCAGCCCCAACGGCTGTCGGCCACCCTGCGCATCGGCACCATCTGCAGCACCATGGCCGCCTCGGTCGCTGCCACCCTGCTGGCCTTGCGCCACGACGCGTCCGGCGCCCTGGCACCGTCCCCCTTCATTCTGACCCTGGCCGTGCTGATGCTCGCCCACCCCTTCGGCCGCCTGCTGGCCACCCTGCCGCCACCGCTATTCGCCTACCCGGCAAGTGCCCCGCTGACCCTGGTCAGCCTGGCCTTGTCACCGCTGACCCGCCTGCTGATGACCATCGGCCAGGGCCTGAGCCGGCGCATCGGCAAGGCCGATCCGGGCACCGAGCCCGATGATGCGCCGAGCCTCACCGAGCTGCGTGACGCGCTGCAGGCCGACGACCTGCCGCTGCCCGCCGAGCGGCGCACCATGCTGCTCGGCGTGCTGGAGCTGGACAAGGTCAGCGTCGAGGACGTGATGATTCCGCGCCACGAAATCAACGGCATCGACCTGTCGGGCAGCACGCCGCTGCTCGAGCAGGTCCGCGCCGCCTCGCACACCCGCCTGCCGGTATACCGCAACAGCCTCAACCAGACCGAAGGCATCCTGCACATGCGCCGTCTGGCCGGGCTCAGCGAGCTGGACGAAGCGGCCATGTTGCAGGCCTGCGACGCGGCGTACTTCGTGCCGGAAGGCACCACGCTGGCGAACCAGCTGGTGAGCTTCCAGCAGCACAGGTACCGCACCGCCGTGGTGGTCGACGAGTACGGCGAAGCCATGGGCATCGTCACCCTGGAAGACATCCTTGAAGAGATCGTCGGCGACCTGAGTTCGGTGGAAACCGCCCATCCTCGTGAGTTTCACGCATTGGGTGACGGCACCTGGTCGATCCAGGGCAGCGCCTACCTGCGTGAAGTGAACCGGGCACTGGGCTGGCAACTGCCGGTGGACGGGCCGAAGACGGTCAATGGCCTGGTCACCGAAGTGCTGGAGAACATCCCGGACTGCGCGGTGTGCCTGCAGGTGGGCCGCTACCGGCTGGAGATCGTCCAGGCCAGCGGCAGTCGGGTGCTGGAAGTGCGGGCCTGGGAGGCCCAGCAGCACTGA
- the purT gene encoding formate-dependent phosphoribosylglycinamide formyltransferase, with translation MPRIGTPLSPSATRVLLCGSGELGKELVIELQRLGVEVIAVDRYANAPAMQVAHRSHVINMLDGAALRAVIEQEKPHYIVPEIEAIATATLVELENQGYTVIPSARAAQLTMNREGIRRLAAEELGLPTSPYQFADSFEEFQAAVGAIGFPCVVKPIMSSSGKGQSVLKGADDVQKAWDYAQAGGRAGKGRVIVEGFIDFDYEITLLTVRHVGGTTFCAPVGHRQEKGDYQESWQPQAMSEAARAEAERIALAVTGSLGGRGLFGVELFVKGDQVWFCEISPRPHDTGLVTLISQDLSEFALHARAILGLPIPAIRQFGPSASAVILVEGESTQVSFGSLGAALTEPDTALRLFGKPEVSGQRRMGVALARDESLDAARAKALRSAQAVKVEL, from the coding sequence ATGCCCCGTATCGGAACCCCCCTGTCGCCCAGCGCGACCCGTGTGTTGCTGTGTGGCTCGGGCGAGCTCGGCAAGGAATTGGTCATCGAACTGCAGCGCCTCGGCGTGGAAGTGATCGCCGTCGATCGCTACGCCAATGCCCCGGCCATGCAGGTGGCGCATCGCAGCCACGTGATCAACATGCTCGACGGCGCCGCACTGCGTGCGGTGATCGAGCAGGAGAAGCCGCACTACATCGTGCCGGAAATCGAGGCGATCGCCACCGCCACCCTGGTCGAGCTGGAAAACCAAGGCTACACCGTGATCCCCAGTGCCCGCGCCGCGCAGCTGACCATGAACCGCGAAGGCATTCGTCGTCTGGCCGCCGAAGAGCTCGGCCTGCCGACCTCGCCCTACCAGTTCGCCGACTCCTTCGAGGAGTTCCAGGCGGCAGTCGGCGCCATCGGCTTTCCGTGCGTGGTCAAGCCCATCATGAGTTCCTCGGGCAAGGGCCAGTCGGTGCTCAAGGGCGCCGACGACGTGCAGAAGGCCTGGGATTATGCCCAGGCTGGCGGTCGTGCCGGCAAGGGCCGGGTGATCGTCGAGGGCTTTATCGACTTCGATTACGAAATCACCCTGTTGACCGTGCGTCACGTCGGCGGCACCACCTTCTGCGCACCGGTCGGCCATCGCCAGGAGAAGGGCGACTACCAGGAGTCCTGGCAGCCCCAGGCGATGAGCGAGGCCGCCCGTGCCGAGGCCGAGCGCATCGCCCTGGCCGTTACCGGCTCGCTCGGTGGTCGTGGTCTGTTCGGCGTCGAGCTGTTCGTCAAGGGCGATCAGGTATGGTTCTGCGAGATCTCGCCGCGCCCCCACGACACCGGCCTGGTGACCCTGATCTCCCAGGACCTGTCCGAATTCGCCCTGCATGCCCGCGCCATCCTCGGCCTGCCGATCCCGGCGATCCGCCAGTTCGGGCCGTCCGCCTCGGCGGTGATCCTGGTCGAAGGTGAATCCACCCAGGTCAGCTTCGGCAGCCTGGGCGCCGCGCTCACCGAACCGGATACCGCCCTGCGCCTGTTCGGCAAGCCGGAAGTCAGCGGCCAGCGCCGCATGGGTGTTGCTCTTGCCCGTGACGAGTCGCTGGACGCGGCCCGCGCCAAGGCGCTGCGCTCGGCACAGGCGGTCAAGGTCGAGCTGTAA
- the moaE gene encoding molybdopterin synthase catalytic subunit MoaE, which translates to MGIRVQQAVFDPGHETNAVHAANNGVGAVASFVGYVRDFNDGQEVTGMFLEHFPGMTEKALAGIEAQARERWPLRGVEVIHRVGRLEPGEPIVFVGVASAHRQAAFEACEFFMDYLKTRAPFWKKEDTPNGPRWVEGRDSDQASARRWQADS; encoded by the coding sequence ATGGGTATTCGCGTCCAGCAGGCCGTCTTCGATCCGGGGCACGAGACCAACGCCGTGCACGCCGCCAATAACGGCGTAGGCGCCGTGGCGAGCTTCGTCGGCTACGTGCGCGACTTCAATGATGGCCAGGAGGTGACGGGGATGTTTCTCGAGCATTTCCCGGGCATGACCGAAAAGGCCCTGGCGGGCATCGAGGCCCAGGCCCGCGAGCGCTGGCCGCTGCGAGGTGTCGAGGTGATTCACCGGGTCGGGCGGCTGGAGCCCGGCGAGCCGATCGTCTTCGTCGGCGTGGCCAGCGCCCACCGCCAGGCAGCCTTCGAGGCCTGCGAATTCTTCATGGATTACCTGAAGACCCGCGCGCCGTTCTGGAAAAAGGAAGACACCCCCAACGGCCCGCGCTGGGTCGAGGGCCGTGACAGCGATCAGGCATCCGCCAGGCGTTGGCAGGCCGACAGCTGA
- a CDS encoding MoaD/ThiS family protein, whose protein sequence is MIRVQYFARYREALGLDAEELPGSFATLDELRLHLLARGGAWEVLAERGLMCARNEVLCTLSEPLADGDAVAFFPTVTGG, encoded by the coding sequence ATGATCCGTGTGCAGTACTTCGCTCGCTACCGTGAAGCCCTGGGTCTCGATGCCGAGGAGCTGCCGGGCAGTTTCGCCACCCTCGACGAGCTGCGCCTGCACCTGCTGGCCCGCGGCGGCGCCTGGGAGGTGCTCGCCGAGCGCGGCCTGATGTGTGCCCGCAACGAAGTGCTCTGCACGTTGAGCGAGCCGCTGGCCGATGGCGACGCGGTGGCGTTCTTCCCCACGGTTACCGGAGGCTGA
- the moaC gene encoding cyclic pyranopterin monophosphate synthase MoaC, with protein MLTHLDSQGRANMVDVSDKAQTVREAVAEARVRMLPTTLQMIVDGEHPKGDVFAVARIAGIQAAKKTADLIPLCHPLMLTSVKVELQADGEDAVLIRARCKLTGQTGVEMEALTAASVAALTIYDMCKAVDRGMAIEQVRLLEKLGGKSGHFLAGEGER; from the coding sequence GTGCTGACCCATCTCGACTCCCAGGGGCGCGCCAATATGGTCGACGTCAGCGACAAGGCGCAGACCGTGCGCGAAGCCGTGGCCGAGGCCCGGGTGCGCATGCTGCCCACCACCCTGCAGATGATCGTCGACGGCGAACACCCCAAGGGCGACGTGTTCGCCGTGGCGCGTATCGCCGGCATCCAGGCCGCGAAAAAGACCGCCGATCTGATTCCGCTGTGTCATCCGCTGATGCTCACCAGCGTCAAGGTCGAGCTGCAGGCCGATGGTGAAGACGCGGTGCTGATTCGTGCGCGCTGCAAGCTCACCGGCCAGACCGGCGTGGAGATGGAGGCGCTGACCGCCGCCAGTGTCGCGGCGCTGACCATTTACGACATGTGCAAGGCGGTGGATCGCGGCATGGCCATCGAGCAGGTGCGCCTGCTGGAAAAGCTCGGCGGCAAGAGCGGCCATTTCCTGGCGGGCGAGGGCGAGCGATGA
- a CDS encoding PhoH family protein gives MDDHGRIKPTAPTLYALDTNVLIHDPNALLNFQEHHVAIPMTVLEELDKLKTGKQGVAAECRQAIRLIDKILDGATPEDVEHGVPIQREKSGPCGFLSILMSKSAAPVTWLPEDLNDNKIINQLVELKARRPGMSVVLVTKDINMRLKARGCGLDSEDYHTDQLVDDVSLLSKGYHNVDGAFWDRVAKVDTRQGHGRTWHRVQLSEDLPAVNVNEFIIDEQGFVGWVKEVEGNELLILDLHQEPLLHQEAWGLKPRDIHQALALYALLDPDIHLVNLTGAAGSGKTILALAAAIEQTMVSKRYRRIIATRSVQGLDQEIGFLPGTEAEKMEPWLGAITDNLEALHMDDENTHGSVDYILQKVPLQFKSLNYIRGRSFQQSLILIDECQNLTPHQMKTIITRAGAGSKVICLGNLAQIDTPYLSAPSSGLTYLTERFKGFEHGVHITLQGVPRSILAEYAESHM, from the coding sequence ATGGATGACCACGGACGCATCAAGCCCACCGCCCCAACCTTGTACGCCCTCGACACCAATGTCCTGATTCACGATCCCAACGCACTGCTCAATTTCCAGGAACACCACGTCGCCATCCCGATGACGGTGCTGGAGGAACTCGACAAGCTGAAAACCGGCAAGCAGGGCGTCGCCGCCGAATGCCGGCAGGCTATCCGCCTGATCGACAAGATTCTCGATGGCGCCACCCCCGAGGATGTCGAGCATGGCGTGCCGATCCAGCGGGAAAAGAGCGGCCCCTGCGGCTTTCTGTCGATTCTCATGAGCAAGAGCGCGGCGCCGGTCACCTGGCTGCCCGAAGACCTCAACGACAACAAGATCATCAACCAGCTGGTGGAGCTCAAGGCACGTCGCCCGGGGATGTCCGTGGTGCTGGTGACCAAGGACATCAACATGCGCCTGAAGGCGCGTGGCTGCGGGCTGGATTCCGAGGATTACCACACCGACCAGCTGGTCGACGACGTCTCGCTGCTGTCCAAGGGGTACCACAACGTCGACGGCGCCTTCTGGGATCGCGTGGCCAAGGTCGATACCCGTCAGGGCCACGGGCGCACCTGGCACCGCGTCCAGCTCAGCGAAGACCTGCCGGCGGTCAACGTCAACGAATTCATCATCGACGAGCAGGGCTTCGTCGGCTGGGTCAAGGAGGTGGAGGGTAACGAGCTGCTGATTCTCGACCTGCACCAGGAACCGCTGCTGCACCAGGAAGCCTGGGGGCTCAAACCGCGGGACATCCACCAGGCCCTGGCGCTCTATGCGCTGCTCGACCCGGACATCCACCTGGTCAACCTGACCGGCGCCGCCGGCTCGGGCAAGACCATCCTGGCGCTGGCCGCGGCCATCGAGCAGACCATGGTCAGCAAGCGCTACCGGCGCATCATCGCCACCCGCTCGGTGCAGGGGCTGGACCAGGAAATCGGCTTTCTGCCCGGCACCGAAGCGGAGAAGATGGAGCCCTGGCTGGGTGCCATCACCGACAACCTCGAAGCCCTGCACATGGATGACGAAAACACCCACGGCAGCGTCGACTACATCCTGCAGAAGGTGCCCCTGCAGTTCAAATCCCTGAACTACATCCGCGGGCGCAGCTTCCAGCAGAGCCTGATCCTCATCGACGAGTGCCAGAACCTCACCCCGCACCAGATGAAGACCATCATCACCCGTGCCGGCGCCGGCTCCAAGGTGATCTGCCTGGGCAACCTGGCGCAGATCGACACCCCGTATCTGTCGGCGCCCAGCTCGGGCCTGACCTACCTCACCGAGCGCTTCAAGGGCTTCGAGCATGGCGTGCACATCACCCTGCAGGGTGTGCCGCGTTCGATCCTCGCCGAGTACGCCGAAAGCCACATGTAA
- the yaaA gene encoding peroxide stress protein YaaA, with protein sequence MLMVISPAKTLDYDSAPVTSRFTQPEFLDHAQELVAQLRDFSPVQIAELMHLSDKLAGLNAARFGSWTPEFTTENAKQALLAFKGDVYTGLDAESFTEADFDFAQQHLRMLSGLYGLLRPLDLMMPYRLEMGTKLANARGKDLYAFWGEHISAWLNGALAAQGDDVLLNLASNEYFGAVKRKVLEARVIDTEFRDLKNGQYKIISFYAKKARGLMARHVIKERVTDPKHLKDFDDQGYRFSAKDSSADKLVFLRDHTPE encoded by the coding sequence ATGCTGATGGTGATCTCACCCGCCAAGACCCTGGACTACGACAGCGCACCGGTGACCTCGCGCTTCACCCAGCCAGAATTTCTCGACCACGCCCAGGAGCTGGTCGCCCAGTTGCGCGACTTCTCGCCCGTGCAGATCGCCGAACTGATGCACCTCTCCGACAAGCTCGCCGGCCTCAACGCCGCGCGCTTCGGCAGCTGGACACCCGAGTTCACTACAGAAAACGCCAAGCAGGCGCTGCTGGCCTTCAAGGGCGACGTGTACACCGGCCTGGACGCGGAAAGCTTCACTGAAGCCGATTTCGATTTCGCCCAGCAGCACCTGCGCATGCTCTCCGGCCTGTATGGCCTGCTGCGCCCCCTGGACCTGATGATGCCCTACCGCCTGGAGATGGGCACCAAGCTGGCCAATGCCCGCGGCAAGGACCTCTACGCGTTCTGGGGCGAGCACATCAGCGCATGGCTGAACGGGGCGCTGGCAGCCCAGGGCGACGATGTGCTGCTCAACCTGGCGTCCAACGAGTACTTCGGGGCGGTCAAGCGCAAGGTGCTCGAGGCGCGGGTCATCGACACCGAGTTCAGGGACCTGAAGAACGGCCAGTACAAGATCATCAGCTTCTACGCCAAGAAGGCCCGCGGCCTGATGGCCCGCCATGTGATCAAGGAACGCGTGACGGACCCGAAGCACCTCAAGGATTTCGACGACCAGGGCTACCGCTTCTCGGCAAAGGACTCGAGCGCCGACAAGCTGGTGTTCCTGCGCGACCACACCCCGGAGTGA
- a CDS encoding multidrug transporter → MIFGAILVLSWFILLIRYPAKALPISLAALAGLGLVASWVLWQESRENRNLAHLELRLSYAPESCPADRPLELHLHNGSEAALQELRWQITAYRPGDSVNLAQRLFEAPRYSGPGELLPGADWQTCLPLPTLRSGYRASTLEFRAEQLQGSFSR, encoded by the coding sequence ATGATCTTCGGCGCGATTCTGGTACTCAGCTGGTTCATTCTGCTGATCCGCTACCCGGCCAAGGCCCTGCCCATTTCCCTGGCGGCACTGGCGGGCCTGGGCCTGGTGGCGAGCTGGGTGCTGTGGCAGGAAAGTCGCGAGAACCGCAACCTGGCCCACCTCGAGCTGCGCTTGAGCTACGCCCCGGAAAGCTGCCCGGCAGATCGCCCACTGGAACTGCACCTGCACAACGGCAGCGAGGCTGCCCTGCAGGAACTGCGCTGGCAGATCACCGCCTACCGGCCGGGGGACAGCGTCAACCTGGCGCAGCGCCTGTTCGAGGCGCCACGCTATAGCGGTCCCGGTGAACTGTTGCCCGGCGCCGACTGGCAAACCTGCCTGCCGCTGCCTACCCTGCGTAGCGGCTATCGCGCCAGCACCCTGGAATTCCGCGCCGAGCAGTTGCAGGGCAGCTTCAGTCGCTAG
- a CDS encoding SDR family oxidoreductase — translation MSQPTVLITGCSSGIGRALADTFAQQGYEVWASARKSEDVARLSEAGFHAVQLDVNDAAAVEQLASTLKARNGGLDVLINNAGYGAMGPLLDGGATALRKQFETNVFSLVNLTRALFPLLRQNKGLVINIGSVSAVLVTPFAGAYCASKAAVHAISDALRLELAPFGVGVMEVQPGAIESSFGTHASRQAEQLIGEHSPWWPMRDGIRARAIASQDDPTPASHVARNVYAAVASAKRPRVLRLGNGSRALPLLAALLPGTLLDRVLGRRFGLDRRL, via the coding sequence ATGAGCCAACCGACGGTTCTGATCACCGGCTGCTCCAGTGGCATTGGCCGGGCACTGGCCGATACCTTCGCCCAGCAGGGCTATGAGGTCTGGGCAAGCGCCCGCAAGAGCGAAGACGTGGCGCGCCTCAGCGAAGCCGGTTTCCATGCCGTGCAACTGGACGTCAACGACGCCGCCGCGGTCGAACAGCTGGCCAGCACGCTCAAGGCACGCAACGGCGGGCTCGACGTGCTGATCAACAATGCCGGCTATGGCGCCATGGGCCCGCTGCTCGACGGCGGCGCCACGGCATTGCGCAAGCAGTTCGAGACCAACGTGTTCTCCCTGGTCAACCTGACCCGCGCATTGTTCCCGCTGCTGCGCCAGAACAAGGGCCTGGTGATCAATATCGGCAGCGTTTCCGCCGTACTGGTGACCCCCTTCGCAGGCGCCTACTGCGCCTCCAAGGCCGCGGTGCATGCCATCAGCGACGCCCTGCGGCTGGAGCTCGCACCATTCGGGGTGGGGGTGATGGAGGTGCAGCCGGGCGCCATCGAATCCAGCTTCGGTACCCATGCCAGCCGCCAGGCCGAGCAGTTGATCGGCGAGCACTCGCCCTGGTGGCCGATGCGCGACGGCATCCGCGCCCGCGCCATCGCCTCCCAGGACGACCCGACGCCGGCCAGCCACGTGGCGCGCAACGTGTACGCCGCCGTGGCCAGCGCCAAGCGCCCGCGGGTGCTGCGCCTGGGCAATGGCAGCCGCGCCCTGCCGCTGCTTGCCGCGCTGTTGCCCGGCACCTTGCTCGACCGCGTGCTGGGCCGCCGCTTCGGCCTGGATCGCCGCTTGTAG
- a CDS encoding ABZJ_00895 family protein: MPPSHQPVAMLRYALVGVVAAVVLNVLLRSFVKLGGVLATLVIAASIAALMALLFAWQQRRPPTRGERRRLVWLYGGLLALLYAGLLTMMTLQDEPSPMGVLIFILHYLAYPLLAQLLFSERIFKRTP; the protein is encoded by the coding sequence ATGCCGCCGTCCCATCAGCCCGTCGCCATGCTGCGCTACGCCCTTGTCGGCGTGGTGGCAGCCGTAGTGCTCAACGTGCTGCTGCGCAGCTTCGTCAAACTCGGCGGCGTGCTGGCCACCCTGGTGATCGCCGCCAGCATCGCGGCGCTGATGGCGCTGCTGTTCGCCTGGCAGCAGCGGCGCCCGCCCACCCGTGGCGAGCGGCGCCGCCTGGTATGGTTGTACGGCGGCCTGCTCGCGCTGCTGTACGCGGGGCTGCTGACCATGATGACCCTGCAGGACGAGCCCAGCCCCATGGGCGTGCTGATCTTTATCCTGCATTACCTCGCTTACCCATTGCTTGCGCAACTGCTGTTCTCGGAACGTATCTTCAAGCGCACGCCCTGA
- a CDS encoding sensor domain-containing diguanylate cyclase: MRSSRHIKTQERRIIVVLLVALLTVQVVIYLFSTRTNRSIVAETISSSLQTTTQVVDELLELRQRQLAQGAAVLAADYGLKEAIATGERSTIESMLGNHGERLKADIALLNTLDRQLIASVPRELPQADIAPLLKAAAQSASPDAQPVSLLRSQSGVLYQLIHSVVRMPTPQAELTLGFAIDDELAQALKKVTDTDFVFLSRGQNGAWQLHGNTLNSSFERLLGNPAALVDGAEWTLQDERDEYLMRSVTLDNFTAQQASEVLLIAGKSLSQNMAAYERIEGFQRYLLLASLALSALVVVLIGRHLLRPLNTLAHQDPLTELPNRRVFDHSVASALANGRSASCALMMIDLDHFKQINDRYGHAAGDEVLRVSASRLRGLLRSIDMPARLGGDEFAVLLPGLDRAAAIRLGQRIEDELGDPIVFNGQSLQVGISIGIAIAPQDGTSASDLLRMADAEMYADKAQRENAPV, from the coding sequence ATGAGAAGCAGCCGGCACATCAAGACCCAGGAGCGACGCATCATCGTGGTGCTGCTCGTCGCGCTGCTGACCGTGCAGGTGGTCATCTACCTGTTCAGCACCCGTACCAACCGCAGCATCGTCGCGGAAACCATCAGCAGCAGCCTGCAGACCACCACCCAGGTGGTCGACGAGCTGCTGGAGTTGCGCCAGCGGCAATTGGCCCAGGGCGCCGCGGTACTGGCCGCCGATTACGGCCTCAAGGAGGCCATCGCCACGGGCGAGCGCTCCACCATCGAGTCCATGCTGGGCAACCACGGCGAGCGGCTGAAGGCCGACATCGCCCTGCTCAACACCCTCGACCGCCAGTTGATCGCCAGCGTGCCCAGGGAGCTGCCACAGGCCGATATCGCGCCACTGCTCAAAGCGGCTGCCCAGTCCGCGAGCCCCGACGCGCAACCGGTCAGCCTGCTGCGCAGCCAGAGCGGCGTGCTCTACCAGCTCATCCACAGTGTGGTGAGGATGCCCACACCCCAGGCCGAGCTGACCCTGGGCTTCGCCATCGACGATGAACTGGCGCAAGCCCTCAAAAAGGTCACCGATACCGACTTCGTGTTTCTGTCCCGGGGGCAGAACGGCGCCTGGCAGCTGCACGGCAATACCCTGAACAGCAGCTTCGAGCGCTTGCTGGGCAACCCGGCGGCGCTGGTCGACGGCGCCGAGTGGACGCTGCAGGATGAGCGTGACGAATACCTGATGCGCTCGGTGACGCTAGACAACTTCACTGCCCAACAGGCCAGCGAAGTGTTGCTGATCGCCGGCAAGTCGCTGAGCCAGAACATGGCCGCCTACGAGCGTATCGAGGGTTTCCAGCGCTATCTGCTGTTGGCCAGCCTGGCGCTATCGGCACTGGTGGTGGTCCTGATCGGCCGGCACCTGCTGCGCCCCCTCAACACCCTGGCGCACCAGGACCCGCTGACCGAGCTGCCGAACCGCCGGGTGTTCGATCACAGCGTCGCCAGCGCCCTGGCCAATGGCCGCTCGGCATCCTGCGCGCTGATGATGATCGACCTGGACCACTTCAAGCAGATCAACGATCGCTACGGTCACGCTGCAGGCGACGAGGTGCTCCGGGTCAGTGCCAGCCGCCTGCGTGGCCTGCTGCGCAGCATCGACATGCCGGCGCGCCTGGGCGGTGACGAATTCGCCGTGCTGCTGCCGGGTCTCGACAGGGCCGCGGCCATTCGCCTCGGGCAACGCATCGAGGACGAGCTGGGTGACCCTATCGTCTTCAACGGGCAGAGTTTGCAGGTGGGCATCAGCATCGGTATCGCCATCGCGCCGCAGGACGGCACCAGCGCCAGCGACCTGCTGCGCATGGCCGACGCCGAGATGTATGCCGACAAGGCGCAGCGAGAGAACGCCCCGGTTTGA